The window atacattttattaacattctgtttctaatatttctcattttgagattgTTGAATAAAAGGTACAGATGAaagtttttttaatttgttgATTTACAAAAATATTGTTCAATACAAAAAATCTgcataaatagaataaaaaataatgaaattaaataaataagactaaaacaatgtaaagtatctgttttatatatgtataaagaaGTTGGTGAGGGCACTAAAAGTGAAAATAATAACTAGGTAActtcttttaaaatgtaataaattaattaattaattaatgtgtgtaattttatttttgtacacaTCAATCAAAAGTCTGAAATTCAACACCAGTCGTCTTACATAAGTTCATCACAatttaaaatgacttaaaacaagtataaaaaacaatattagaGTAAACTGAAAGCATCCTAAAATTACCCGCAAAATCAAATATTTCCCATTTTGAGATAtacaaaacatatataaaacatatataaaacatatcgctgctgtctaataaaaacaaatcttattttttgtccgtttttagttttctccaaggtttgaaccctgtggcagcttctgtacactgtatcaATAATtctggatcaatagaaatgctctaaattactttcattttttacacttattttctATTTAGAGTTCCATTCATGTttgccttctcttgtaaagtcactattttcGATGTTTTCACTGGACAACAAGAATATATATTGTTCAACAACTTTATTCTGCATTACTGATATTTCTCAAAAATGTAAGTAACAGCTAATAGAATAATAAAACAACCCCTCCATAAAACAAACTttgcaaaaaatacaaataaataagtttagaaaaataaatattacctAAAATATCATAATGAAAAATATTAGCTATATCGATTAGAATTAGAACTATAGAACTAGTTTTGACAAAGCTTGAGCTCAAAAGCTTTCatagagaaaatgcttcaacagctACCCTCAGCTCAACAGTGGCGgcgctgtgtttacatcactTAATAAAAGCGCTAATATGTCGCTAGGCTCTGTACAGAAAGGGCCCTATGagaggaagttggggccaaactgGGTAGAATGCTTAATTAATTTAATCAAAaaagtttgcagattaattgtgtgCGTTAATGCGTTAACCCGTTAACGCTGACAGCGCTAATTAGAAGTTTACATGTTCAGCCCAAGAAACAGCTCTTTTAAAAACACCACAATCAAAATGTTTACCATTTACAGAATTTCCATTTCTGGACATATTTACAACATATTACAGCAGTTCGTTTTTAATAAAGGAGAGTCTGTTGAAAGCTGTGAGTAGTCAACAATCTCATAGTAAGAAATATGAAACAGATTGATTATTGTTGTTATATAATAACCTCATACCAGCTTAAAAAGTCATACATTATGGCTAACACCAAAAAGATTACACTATAAAAATACATCTAAAATTTGAAATCTAATCAAAATATCTAATGTTTCTAATTTTGGGGTTACTGTAGgaatatgatgtttttttttaccctaaATCTAGATTTTCTACTAGTTTTACTATTTTTTCTTATAAAAACACCACATTgaaaatgttactttttacagAATTTCCATTTCAGAACATATTTACAACATATTACAGCAGTTCATATCAATAAAGCAGTCTGTTGAAAGCTGTTGAGAAGTTTTGGGAATTCCCTGCCATCTGTCTTCAGTTCATATGAAAAACAAGTGTAAAAAAGGTCACAGTAGTCCATGATCCTGGATTGGATCCTGGATGTTTGGTGAGATGTCTTCAGGCACATGGAAACGTCTCTCATTAAATACTGGAAGTCTGAACAATGTTCGTGTTTTCCGTTTCAGTGCTTTTACGGAGGCTCCGTGAGGCAAAGGCGTAGAGCAGAGGGTTCACACAGCTGTTGATGAAGGTAAAACTTCCAGCAATGTCCCCGAGAGAACTGGTAAATGCCAACACCTTGCCCGAAGACTCTGGGTACGCCGGTTTGAGGCAGACGGCGAAGATTTCCACCACATTGAGAATGTGGTAGGGGGTCCAGAAAATGAAGAACGTGACCACGATCCGGGTCACAAGTTTAGTCAACCTCTGGCTACGGAACAAGGCTTTTTGGGTCACTCTTTTGTGGAGGTAGTAATAGGAGGTGACCATGATGGAGACTGGAAGAATAAACGCCAGAAGACTCTCCAATATCGCAACTATGAGCCTGTTCTGATCTGAGGCAACAACTCGTCCACACTCCCTCTTGGATTCTCTCTGGACGATCTCTTGGGCCAGAATTGCTGGAATGGAGAAAACAAACCCAAAAGCCCAGATCAGGAAGAGCAGAAATCGCTCACCCTTCTTGCCCAGTTTGGCCCAGATCTCAGGGTAGCAGATCTGTAGGCAGCGGTGGACGCTCATCATGGTGACGGTCAGCAAGCTAGAGTACACGCTGCAGTAGGCAAACGAGGCGAAGAACTTGCAGAGGGATCTTCCAATAGTCCAGTTGAAGAGCTGGTTGAACATCCACACTGGCAGGGTCATCAAACACAGGATGTCCGAGGCAGCCAGGTTCAGCATCAGGTGCACGGTGAAGTTGTCCTTCTTGAACCACAGGAGGATGATCACGATCACTGCGATATTGCCAGGAACTCCAACAGCACAGAAGAAGCCCATCAGCACTGAGCTCACCAGGTTAGCCTGGCTCCAGGCGGTGGAGCTGGGGTCGCTGCTGTTGGTGTTCTGCATGCTGGCTGAACCGTGGAGGAACTCGAGAGTGATACACAATCAGGAAGCTCACAGACAAATGACTAAACATCACTGTTCCAGATGGTTATCACTTTAGCTTCAGCTGCGTTATTGACGTTGCCTCACTTATAGTGGTTTGCTGGTGCCTCACAGAGGAGCTTAACCCTTAGTTGTAGGAGTTGTAGTtagttacattacacataattacattatttatatatatatatttatctatatgAGTTAAAATCAGTCCAGATATCCCATTTACTTTTTGTAACTATTTtgtgatgtttttaaaaaattgaaAAATAGGCTGACAAATATGACATTTCTTAGGATACATCTCAAAAAAGTAAATGGAATATCTGGATTGATTGGAACTCATCTAAACTAGACTAGCAAACCATTtgtattgttttaataaaggctttaagctttatttttttatttactttttttttagtaaatttTCTTAAAAGTCATTTTCTTAAATgacttaaaagtaaaaaaaaaaggaaatgtttgAGTAGTCATTATTTTCTTCCAACAATCTCATAGTAAGAAATATGAGACAGATTGATAAACATATATATTGTTGTATATATTGTTgcatatataatctatataatataataacctCATACCAGCTTAAAAAGTCATACATTGAGGCTAAAACCAAAAATACTATCAAATTACATCTGAAATTTGAAATCTAAtataaatatctaatatttctaaTTTCGGGGTTACTGTAGGAATATGATAAGACTTGTTGATCTAAATCTAGATTTTCTACTAGTTTTACTAGTACTTTTTCTACCAATTCTATGAGTAATTTTTAGATTTTTCACATTAATCAAATCTGAAAAATCAAAAGCtcaaattatttgtattatttcttGAAATGAGCAAAGCAATAAATATCACCGCTTTCAGGGCtgaacctcatatctccaaaatggcaatttcAGTTTCATTTAAATTTTAAACAGTGAGCCCTGTGACCCAGGAGTACTGGTGTTGAAGTGTGAGATAAATTCTAAGTTTATAATTTCAGTGTAACTCAAAGTAAATCCCACTTAAAGTCCTGTAGTTTCCATCATATCTGCTTCTAATCATCCCGAGCCTGTAAACACAATCAGGCCTGGTGCTCCTGCTTTTGGTCTGAAGTGAGTCGTACACACAGTCTGGAATGCAAAACAAGCTGATGATGTTTATGAAGGCCCTTTCTGGACATCTGAAGCAGGTCTTTGTAGACGaggttaaaaacaaaaacactgaccCAGAGTGTATAATGGACGAGCGACTCATAACAGCAGGTCTGATTATTCCTAATGAAGAGAGACTTATTTATAAAGCATGTTTTATAATAGCATAGCTCTGAGCTGATCACGTAACCGGAGTAATAGCTACTGTCACCAGTGTAGAACCTTGTAAGTAATAtgcttattattgttatgaaaCTATGAGATTTTTAATCAATTCTAAGGACGTTCATCACTAgttaaaatgacttaaaactagaaaaaaagataagataagataatcttagtcccacagtggggagattctcagtgtcacagtagaaaagggatagcaagacactcagatacaAAAACACAGGGGCAATTAAGGGGCAACTTGCAATTATCTgtgaattatctgtaaatattgttattgctttatttacttctattatttatattgtgcaTATAGTGGTTATTTAATTTCAGATGTAATTTTATAGTCTTTTTGGTTTTAGCCTCAATGTATGACTTTTTAAGatggtatatataatatatatatatatatatatatgtatgtttatcaATCTCATATTTCTTACTATGAGATTGTTGGAAGAAAATAATGACTActcaaacatttatttttttacttttaagtcattttatctAGAAAATTTTACTTTTACCATTTTACCTACTTTGTGTTTGAACAAATAaagcttaaaaaataaataaaaaaattcatTGCCTAtccactatatacactatataaataatagaagtaaataaagcaataatagtattatttacagatgaTTTATTCAGTCTAGTAGCCCCATCCCAACAAATCCCAACCCTCTCAACCCTACACGTgtgtggccattttattagaaacacctaccttgtgcatatccactcactggccactttattagaaacacctaccttgtgcatatccactcactggccactttattagaaacacttaccatGTGCAtatcctctcactggccactttattagaaacacttaccttgtgcctatccactcactggccactttattagaaacacatatcTTGTGtctatccactcactggccactttattagaaacccctacctcgtgcatatccactcactggccactttataagaaacccctaccttgtgcatatccactctctggccactttaatataaacacctaccttgtgcttatccactcactggccactttattagaaacacctaccttgtgcatatccactcactggccactttattagaaacacctaccttgtgcatatccactcaatggccactttattagaaacacctaccatgtgcatattcactcactgaccacacacatacatacacacacttaaacatacacacataaatatatatatatatatacatacatgtgtaaacataaatacagtaaaaagtaatataAATATCTTCTTTTACAGAAAGTCGTTGATATTtgcagatgttttaatgaacacagtgatggactGGTATTGCTGCTgtgcaatgaaaaacatgt of the Salminus brasiliensis chromosome 25, fSalBra1.hap2, whole genome shotgun sequence genome contains:
- the LOC140548254 gene encoding leukotriene B4 receptor 1-like, whose product is MQNTNSSDPSSTAWSQANLVSSVLMGFFCAVGVPGNIAVIVIILLWFKKDNFTVHLMLNLAASDILCLMTLPVWMFNQLFNWTIGRSLCKFFASFAYCSVYSSLLTVTMMSVHRCLQICYPEIWAKLGKKGERFLLFLIWAFGFVFSIPAILAQEIVQRESKRECGRVVASDQNRLIVAILESLLAFILPVSIMVTSYYYLHKRVTQKALFRSQRLTKLVTRIVVTFFIFWTPYHILNVVEIFAVCLKPAYPESSGKVLAFTSSLGDIAGSFTFINSCVNPLLYAFASRSLRKSTETENTNIVQTSSI